The following proteins are co-located in the Neomonachus schauinslandi chromosome 8, ASM220157v2, whole genome shotgun sequence genome:
- the LOC110583506 gene encoding oocyte-expressed protein homolog: protein MVDDVGAAKAQGDEWTPAQSLDRLLRSPLPPPRIRTRPWWFPVQELRDPLVFYLEAWLADSIFGPDRAIIPEMEWMSQVLLTVDIVNSGDLVEITIFGRPRVQNQVKSVLLSLASWHQKHRARAEKMKQLEESLKAGASGPQAPQHPVA from the exons ATGGTCGACGACGTAGGTGCCGCTAAGGCCCAGGGGGACGAATGGACGCCCGCCCAGTCCCTGGACAGGCTGCTCAGGTCACCACTTCCACCACCGCGGATTCGCACCCGGCCGTGGTGGTTTCCTGTGCAGGAACTGAGAGACCCACTGGTGTTTTACCTGGAGGCATGGCTGGCTGACTCCATCTTCG GCCCAGACCGAGCCATAATTCCAGAAATGGAGTGGATGAGCCAAGTCCTGCTGACGGTGGACATAGTTAACTCTGGGGACTTGGTTGAAATCACCATCTTCGGACGGCCCCGTGTACAAAATCAGGTGAAGAGCGTGCTCCTGAGCCTGGCATCCTGGCACCAGAAACATCGTGCCCGAG CTGAGAAGATGAAACAACTTGAGGAGTCCTTGAAGGCGGGTGCATCAggtccccaggccccccagcatCCTGTTGCATAA
- the KHDC3L gene encoding KH domain-containing protein 3: MATPRRFPTLVQLEQREGTLFTVLGNLTKQPYWFHSEYLKSPKAVHLEAWLVEAIFGRGGEHIPHVECVSQTLLHVNRWDPEGEAEILIFGRPYYQKDVSKMIMNLADYHRQLRAQSSEKVPAQDAATQRSPDASREAATQRSPDVDRETATQSSPKTAREAATQKFPDTAREAATQKFPDTAREAATQSSPKAAREAATQRSPKAAREAATQRSPKAAREAATQRSPKAAREAATQSSPKAAREAATQRSPGAAREAATQRSPEAAREAATQRSPDATQGPVTRS, encoded by the exons ATGGCCACTCCCAGGCGGTTTCCGACGCTCGTGCAGCTGGAGCAGCGAGAAGGGACGCTGTTCACGGTGCTCGGTAACCTCACCAAGCAGCCCTACTGGTTCCACTCCGAGTACCTGAAGAGTCCGAAGGCAGTTCACCTCGAGGCGTGGCTGGTGGAAGCGATCTTCG GCCGGGGAGGAGAGCACATCCCACACGTCGAGTGTGTGTCGCAGACCCTGCTTCACGTTAATCGGTGGGACCCCGAGGGCGAGGCTGAGATCTTGATATTTGGTCGGCCTTATTACCAGAAAGATGTATCCAAGATGATCATGAATTTGGCTGACTATCACCGCCAACTCCGGGCACAAA GCTCAGAGAAGGTCCCTGCCCAGGACGCAGCGACCCAGCGGTCCCCCGATGCTTCCCGAGAGGCCGCAACCCAGCGGTCCCCCGACGTTGACCGGGAGACGGCGACCCAGAGCTCCCCGAAAACTGCCCGGGAGGCGGCGACCCAGAAGTTCCCCGACACTGCCCGGGAGGCGGCGACCCAGAAGTTCCCCGACACTGCCCGGGAGGCGGCGACCCAGAGTTCCCCGAAGGCTGCCCGCGAGGCGGCGACCCAGCGGTCCCCGAAGGCTGCCCGCGAGGCGGCGACCCAGCGGTCCCCGAAGGCTGCCCGCGAGGCGGCGACCCAGCGGTCCCCGAAGGCTGCCCGCGAGGCGGCGACCCAGAGTTCCCCGAAGGCTGCCCGCGAG GCGGCGACCCAGCGGTCCCCCGGCGCAGCCCGGGAGGCGGCGACCCAGCGGTCCCCCGAGGCTGCCCGGGAGGCGGCGACTCAGAGGTCCCCGGACGCTACCCAGGGCCCGGTTACCAGGTCATAA